From the genome of Prevotella herbatica, one region includes:
- the fldA gene encoding flavodoxin FldA has translation MKKTLVVFGSSTGNCQSFAEIIAQKIKADIVDVNDISIDKLAEYDNFVFGTSTWGAGEMQDDWYDGIGKLKDADLSGKTVALFGCGDADSYSDTFCGGMREIYDTVKDSGANIVGGVDASEYTFDDSESVIDGKFVGLALDANENEAKSEERIDKWIQSISNSL, from the coding sequence ATGAAAAAAACATTGGTAGTATTTGGTTCGTCAACCGGCAATTGCCAGAGCTTTGCCGAAATTATCGCTCAAAAAATTAAAGCTGATATTGTTGACGTAAACGACATTAGTATAGATAAGCTAGCAGAATACGATAATTTTGTATTCGGCACTTCAACATGGGGAGCTGGAGAAATGCAGGATGACTGGTATGACGGCATTGGAAAGCTAAAGGATGCCGATCTCAGTGGAAAGACAGTTGCACTGTTTGGATGTGGCGATGCAGATAGTTACAGCGATACTTTTTGCGGAGGCATGCGAGAGATTTACGATACAGTGAAAGATTCTGGTGCCAATATCGTAGGAGGAGTTGATGCCTCAGAATACACATTTGATGACTCAGAATCAGTGATTGACGGTAAATTTGTGGGACTAGCACTGGATGCCAACGAGAACGAAGCCAAGAGTGAAGAACGCATTGACAAGTGGATACAGTCAATAAGCAATTCTCTTTGA
- a CDS encoding cupin domain-containing protein, with product MARFEKGKALNPNDIIAYQEEGIVSMELLHNESGSITLFAFGKGQQLSPHSAPLDAFIQAIDGQFVLTLDDEEHLIKAGEIFMIPAGHVHSLRADNKFKMIITMVSAKRNIDFKK from the coding sequence ATGGCAAGATTTGAAAAAGGAAAAGCCCTAAATCCTAATGATATCATCGCATATCAAGAAGAAGGTATCGTAAGTATGGAACTTCTACATAACGAAAGCGGAAGCATTACTCTTTTCGCTTTTGGTAAAGGTCAACAGCTCAGTCCACACTCTGCCCCACTCGATGCTTTTATACAAGCAATAGACGGACAGTTTGTATTAACTCTGGATGATGAAGAACATCTTATTAAAGCCGGAGAAATATTCATGATACCGGCAGGTCATGTTCACAGTCTACGAGCAGACAACAAATTTAAGATGATCATAACAATGGTTTCAGCTAAAAGAAATATTGATTTTAAAAAATAA
- a CDS encoding response regulator transcription factor: MNTIEEEYCHLLEYQKFDESSIGDEILKTNIDQISNSAFLKGCALSVFDVYRKKHVYESEYYKELFKETDKEYSEVKVHPDDYEALFKNGIATFKHLFSNNTNAKYNKVIREYRALVRGKYQRVVEHITILAFDKIGNIWLSLSIVDIAPNQAPPYIVNSKIVNFKTGLVFPPLDEFYNKDTILSSKELEILKLISAGQLSNEISNKLHFSVNTINIHRQSIFKKFNVDTSIEAIRYAENLGLLDSPL, encoded by the coding sequence ATGAATACTATAGAAGAAGAATATTGCCATTTACTTGAATATCAAAAATTTGATGAGAGTAGCATTGGGGATGAAATCTTGAAAACAAATATTGATCAGATTTCAAATTCCGCTTTTTTAAAAGGCTGTGCACTTTCTGTTTTTGATGTTTATAGAAAAAAACATGTATATGAGTCTGAATACTATAAAGAATTATTTAAGGAGACAGACAAGGAGTATTCTGAAGTTAAAGTGCATCCTGATGATTATGAAGCTCTTTTTAAAAATGGAATTGCAACATTCAAGCATCTGTTTTCTAATAATACAAATGCCAAGTATAATAAAGTAATAAGAGAATATAGGGCTTTGGTAAGAGGGAAATACCAGCGCGTTGTAGAACATATAACAATATTGGCATTTGACAAAATAGGTAATATTTGGTTAAGTCTAAGTATAGTTGATATTGCACCAAACCAAGCCCCTCCATATATTGTTAACTCCAAAATTGTTAATTTTAAAACCGGTTTGGTGTTTCCTCCTCTAGATGAATTTTATAATAAAGATACGATTTTGTCTTCAAAAGAATTGGAAATTCTAAAGTTAATTAGTGCTGGACAACTAAGTAATGAAATATCAAACAAGCTTCACTTCAGCGTTAATACTATAAATATACATCGACAGAGTATTTTTAAAAAATTTAATGTTGACACATCAATAGAAGCTATAAGATATGCTGAAAATCTAGGTCTTCTCGATTCTCCGTTATAA
- the eno gene encoding phosphopyruvate hydratase, with product MKIEKIYAREILDSRGNPTIEVEVTTDNGIMGRASVPSGASTGENEALELRDGDKSRFGGKGVLKAVKNVNNIIGPALNGFDILNQRAIDYKMLEIDGTPTKSKLGANAILGVSLAVAHTAAKALNIPLYRYIGGSNTYILPVPMMNIINGGAHSDAPIAFQEFMIRPVGASSEKEAIRIGAEVFHMLQKNLKKRGLSTAVGDEGGFAPKLNNIEDALQSIVEAIKDAGYQPGKDVTIAIDCAASEFASEKGGKYYYNYKQLSNGMPKDPNGKELSDDQQIKFLEELITKYPIDSIEDGLDENDWDGWQKLTKALGDRCQLVGDDLFVTNTKFLEKGIKLGAANSILIKVNQIGSLTETLEAIEMAHRHGYTTVTSHRSGETEDTTIADIAVATNSGQIKTGSMSRTDRIAKYNQLIRIEEELGSNAQYGYKKLK from the coding sequence ATGAAAATAGAAAAGATTTATGCAAGAGAAATCCTTGATTCAAGAGGTAACCCAACTATTGAAGTAGAGGTAACAACAGATAATGGCATAATGGGTAGAGCTAGTGTTCCATCTGGTGCATCAACTGGAGAGAACGAAGCATTGGAACTACGTGACGGAGACAAGAGCCGTTTTGGTGGTAAAGGTGTATTGAAAGCTGTTAAGAATGTAAACAATATTATAGGTCCAGCACTGAATGGTTTCGATATTCTTAACCAGCGTGCGATAGACTACAAGATGTTGGAAATAGACGGGACTCCAACTAAAAGTAAATTGGGTGCAAACGCAATTCTTGGAGTTTCACTAGCAGTAGCACATACAGCTGCAAAAGCTCTAAACATTCCTCTATACAGATATATCGGTGGTTCAAACACATATATCCTGCCAGTGCCGATGATGAATATCATTAATGGTGGCGCACATAGTGACGCTCCTATTGCATTTCAGGAATTCATGATTCGTCCTGTCGGTGCATCTTCTGAAAAAGAAGCAATACGCATTGGTGCAGAAGTTTTCCACATGTTGCAAAAGAATCTCAAAAAGAGAGGATTATCAACTGCTGTCGGTGATGAGGGTGGTTTCGCTCCAAAACTAAATAATATTGAAGACGCTCTGCAAAGTATTGTTGAAGCAATAAAAGATGCAGGCTATCAACCAGGCAAAGATGTAACAATAGCTATTGACTGCGCTGCAAGCGAGTTTGCAAGTGAAAAAGGCGGTAAATACTATTATAACTATAAGCAACTGTCAAACGGAATGCCGAAAGATCCGAACGGCAAGGAGTTATCAGATGATCAACAGATAAAATTCCTTGAAGAACTGATAACAAAGTATCCTATTGACAGTATTGAGGATGGTCTTGACGAGAATGACTGGGATGGTTGGCAGAAGCTGACAAAAGCACTTGGTGACAGATGCCAGTTGGTTGGCGACGATTTATTCGTTACAAACACAAAATTCCTTGAAAAGGGAATAAAACTTGGAGCAGCCAATTCTATTCTGATTAAGGTAAACCAGATTGGTTCTCTAACAGAAACTCTCGAAGCTATAGAAATGGCTCACCGTCACGGTTATACCACTGTAACTTCTCACCGTTCTGGCGAAACTGAAGATACAACGATTGCAGATATTGCTGTTGCAACAAACTCAGGACAGATAAAGACTGGTTCTATGTCAAGAACAGACCGTATTGCAAAGTATAATCAGTTGATACGTATTGAAGAAGAACTAGGCAGTAATGCACAATACGGCTATAAGAAACTGAAATAA